In a genomic window of Occallatibacter riparius:
- a CDS encoding alpha/beta hydrolase family protein: MFRKSYARWMYKWETRLTTRDENRVVRPLEWGLEWIEPFLSAHHLGTAELRQAATGNDAAAEDAFARINQILIGKSAEFFGYEKPTDFRLEDRFPQLFPTNVRPETLAQDAELKQRAENGQIERAQFLRFTSPERTPYPENDLVNARWFPAPVHKDSGRPKQAIVVLPQWNADAFSHNALCHLFNRMGISALRLSKPYHDIRRPSELERSDYAVSANIGRTLSACRQAVVDIRCCIDWLEDQGYEHFGVLGTSLGSCYAFLASAHDKRIRVNAFNHASTAFGDVVWAGQSTRHIRAALEQAGLTQERLRNLWAAISPVHFYDKFAGEAAGGPQKKVLVVYADYDLTFPREYSVQVVDAFQRHGVNFETRVLPCGHYTTGETPYKYMDGWFLGSFVYRAYKQLREEKAFQSAQDAARDEEEVLSQ, encoded by the coding sequence ATGTTCAGGAAAAGTTACGCGCGTTGGATGTACAAGTGGGAAACGCGGCTGACAACGCGCGATGAAAATCGCGTGGTGCGGCCGCTGGAGTGGGGCCTGGAGTGGATTGAGCCGTTTCTTTCGGCACATCATCTTGGCACCGCTGAGCTTCGGCAGGCCGCAACCGGCAACGATGCCGCGGCAGAAGACGCATTCGCCCGGATCAACCAGATCCTCATCGGGAAGAGCGCGGAGTTCTTCGGCTACGAGAAGCCTACGGACTTCCGCTTGGAAGATCGCTTTCCGCAGTTATTCCCGACAAACGTCCGGCCCGAGACGCTGGCGCAGGATGCGGAGCTGAAGCAGCGCGCTGAGAACGGGCAGATCGAGCGGGCACAGTTTCTGCGCTTCACATCGCCGGAGCGCACGCCCTATCCCGAGAACGACTTGGTCAACGCGCGATGGTTTCCGGCGCCGGTGCACAAGGATTCTGGGCGGCCCAAGCAGGCCATCGTTGTGCTGCCACAGTGGAACGCGGATGCTTTCAGCCACAACGCGCTGTGCCACCTCTTCAATCGCATGGGCATCTCGGCGCTGCGGCTATCGAAGCCCTATCACGACATTCGCCGGCCCAGCGAGTTGGAGCGGTCCGACTACGCGGTGAGCGCGAATATCGGACGGACCCTGTCAGCTTGCCGGCAGGCGGTGGTCGACATCCGCTGCTGCATCGACTGGCTCGAAGATCAGGGCTACGAGCACTTCGGCGTGCTGGGAACGAGCCTGGGCTCATGCTACGCGTTCCTGGCCAGCGCGCACGATAAGCGCATTCGCGTAAATGCGTTCAACCATGCGTCGACTGCGTTCGGCGATGTGGTGTGGGCGGGACAGAGCACGCGTCATATTCGCGCCGCTCTTGAACAGGCAGGCCTCACTCAGGAACGGCTGCGTAATTTGTGGGCAGCGATCAGCCCCGTGCACTTCTACGACAAGTTCGCGGGCGAAGCCGCGGGCGGACCGCAGAAGAAAGTGCTGGTCGTCTACGCCGACTACGATCTGACGTTCCCGCGCGAATACTCGGTACAAGTGGTCGATGCGTTCCAGAGGCACGGCGTTAATTTCGAGACGCGCGTGCTGCCGTGCGGCCATTACACCACGGGCGAGACACCGTACAAGTACATGGACGGCTGGTTCCTCGGCTCGTTTGTCTACCGCGCCTACAAGCAGTTACGCGAGGAGAAGGCTTTCCAGAGTGCACAGGATGCAGCGCGCGACGAAGAGGAAGTGCTGTCGCAATAA
- a CDS encoding M23 family metallopeptidase, which produces MTGSRAFRWMLALALPPVTLSAQREVPSSVTVTPAVVAAGSPELIRVTAPDATSVDGEWLTRKIQFFQHGTERFALAGVDVEAPLGPSTLHITAHVNGRPVDLTQMVDIHAAHYRTGTLTVESKFVAPPPEVQKEIEEEIKLKAKVFASSAIVPLWEGDFHAPVPAQATDSFGTRRMFNGKLASIHKGADFHAATGTPVHASNSGIVVLARPLYFEGNCVIIDHGLGLFTLSMHFSRIDVKEGQHVNTGDLLGLSGATGRVTGPHLHWAVRWENAYLDPVKLLHLNLNLNAPDAGPQSASHSSHKTRKQR; this is translated from the coding sequence ATGACCGGCTCTCGCGCTTTTCGCTGGATGCTTGCCCTCGCTCTGCCCCCTGTCACTCTCTCGGCGCAGAGGGAAGTTCCATCCAGCGTGACCGTTACGCCCGCTGTCGTGGCCGCCGGATCGCCTGAACTCATCCGAGTCACCGCTCCTGATGCGACCTCGGTCGACGGCGAATGGCTAACGCGCAAGATTCAATTCTTCCAGCACGGCACGGAGAGGTTTGCACTGGCTGGCGTCGATGTTGAAGCGCCGCTCGGCCCATCGACATTGCACATCACCGCGCATGTCAACGGCCGTCCTGTTGATCTCACGCAGATGGTCGACATTCACGCCGCGCACTACCGCACCGGCACACTCACGGTCGAGTCGAAGTTCGTCGCGCCGCCGCCCGAGGTGCAAAAGGAAATCGAAGAAGAGATCAAGTTGAAGGCGAAGGTCTTCGCCTCAAGCGCCATCGTGCCGCTGTGGGAAGGCGACTTCCATGCGCCGGTTCCTGCACAGGCGACGGACTCCTTCGGCACGCGTCGCATGTTCAACGGCAAGCTCGCGAGCATCCACAAAGGGGCGGACTTTCACGCGGCTACGGGCACCCCGGTACACGCCTCGAACAGTGGCATTGTCGTGCTTGCGCGACCCCTCTACTTCGAAGGCAACTGCGTCATCATCGACCACGGCCTCGGCCTGTTCACGCTGTCGATGCACTTCAGCCGGATCGATGTGAAGGAAGGGCAGCACGTAAACACCGGCGACCTGCTAGGCCTCAGCGGCGCCACAGGCCGCGTCACGGGCCCGCACCTGCATTGGGCGGTGCGCTGGGAGAATGCCTATCTCGACCCCGTGAAGCTGCTGCATTTGAATTTGAATCTGAACGCGCCGGACGCTGGCCCACAGAGCGCGAGTCACTCTTCGCACAAGACACGCAAGCAGCGCTGA
- a CDS encoding DUF5597 domain-containing protein produces the protein MMKPSCLFAALLLACPCLALAQKTPAGVHPIPSIAEKDGRFALMVDGSPYLMLGFQANNSSAWPATFDKVFPAAAILHANTIELPVYWEQFEATPGHYDYSNVDAMLVQARAHHVRLVLLWFGTWKNGSSHYTPQWIKQDQQKYPFLVNKDGDTVDSPSTFSPARLEADRHAFAALMRHLRTADPQRTVLMVQVENEAGVWHGIRDYRPEAEKEFAGQVPQKLVDALGKQPGTWRQVFGDAADETFQAWCIATYIEQVAAAGKAEYALPLYTNAALRDPINPGLPGSYESGAPTDQNVQFYKIAAPSLSVIAPDIYMPEYAKYMAVIDQYKRFKNPLLIPETGNAPIYAHYVFAAIGQGAIGFAPFGLDLTAYSNLTEGAEAMGDKSAAGPETRLAPFANEYALLEPIASRLAQANLEGNLRGSSEDPNAHTQTLDFPRWQVDLSYGLPAFGNWIKPKGNNPPDGGAVIVALGPDEFLVTGHHVRVDFTPKFDKAKKRFFLVVEEGNYDASGKWQMKRLWNGDQTDYGLNLIANANYLLRVKLTTY, from the coding sequence ATGATGAAGCCCTCATGTTTGTTTGCTGCTCTTTTGCTTGCATGTCCATGCCTTGCCCTGGCCCAGAAGACGCCTGCTGGCGTACACCCCATACCGAGCATCGCCGAGAAAGACGGCCGATTTGCCTTGATGGTCGATGGCTCGCCTTATCTGATGCTTGGCTTCCAGGCGAATAACTCGTCAGCGTGGCCCGCAACCTTCGACAAGGTATTTCCGGCCGCGGCCATTCTGCACGCCAACACCATCGAGCTACCCGTCTACTGGGAGCAGTTCGAAGCTACGCCCGGCCATTACGACTACTCGAATGTCGACGCCATGCTGGTGCAGGCTCGCGCGCATCACGTGCGGCTGGTGCTGCTTTGGTTCGGCACATGGAAGAACGGCTCGTCGCATTACACGCCGCAGTGGATCAAGCAGGATCAGCAAAAGTATCCGTTTCTCGTGAATAAGGACGGGGACACGGTCGATTCGCCGAGCACTTTTTCGCCGGCACGGCTCGAAGCCGACAGGCACGCATTCGCTGCGCTCATGCGGCATCTGCGCACAGCCGATCCGCAGCGCACCGTATTGATGGTGCAGGTCGAAAACGAAGCGGGCGTTTGGCATGGCATTCGCGACTATCGACCGGAAGCAGAGAAGGAGTTTGCCGGACAAGTACCGCAAAAGCTTGTGGACGCGCTGGGCAAGCAGCCCGGCACCTGGCGCCAAGTCTTCGGCGACGCGGCCGATGAGACCTTCCAGGCGTGGTGCATCGCCACTTACATCGAGCAGGTTGCGGCGGCGGGCAAGGCCGAGTATGCGCTGCCACTCTACACGAACGCCGCGCTACGCGATCCGATCAATCCCGGTTTGCCAGGATCCTATGAGTCGGGCGCGCCGACCGATCAGAACGTCCAGTTCTACAAGATAGCCGCGCCCTCGCTGTCGGTGATTGCGCCCGACATCTACATGCCCGAGTACGCCAAGTACATGGCCGTCATCGATCAGTACAAGCGCTTCAAGAATCCATTGCTGATTCCGGAGACCGGCAACGCACCCATCTACGCGCATTATGTCTTCGCTGCGATCGGACAGGGCGCTATCGGCTTTGCGCCGTTCGGGCTGGACCTTACCGCGTACTCGAACCTGACCGAGGGCGCCGAAGCGATGGGCGACAAGTCGGCGGCCGGACCAGAGACGCGCTTAGCTCCTTTTGCCAATGAGTACGCGCTTCTGGAGCCCATTGCAAGCAGGCTTGCGCAGGCCAATCTCGAGGGCAATCTGCGCGGTTCTAGCGAGGACCCGAATGCGCACACCCAGACGCTGGACTTTCCGCGGTGGCAAGTGGACCTGAGCTATGGCCTGCCCGCCTTTGGGAACTGGATCAAGCCCAAAGGCAACAACCCGCCCGATGGCGGCGCAGTGATTGTGGCTCTTGGCCCCGATGAGTTTCTAGTGACCGGGCATCATGTTCGCGTGGACTTCACGCCCAAGTTTGACAAGGCGAAGAAGCGGTTCTTCCTCGTCGTGGAGGAAGGCAACTACGATGCGTCCGGCAAGTGGCAGATGAAACGCCTCTGGAACGGCGATCAGACCGACTACGGCCTCAATCTCATCGCGAACGCCAATTATCTTTTGAGAGTGAAGCTGACGACCTACTAG